Part of the Engraulis encrasicolus isolate BLACKSEA-1 chromosome 1, IST_EnEncr_1.0, whole genome shotgun sequence genome, cattacatgtgaagatgcataacattCAAAAAGTCAaggaatgcgcgcacatcagtggcacaggtgctggaccaaacataagataactgaaaagaaaataaaggtccgcaacactgtttgatgctcccaaagatttaatggcacgacgttccGGACTAACTGTTCTAAGGacttatatcaggggccggataaaatggcctcaagggccgcaaatggccctcgagacatagtttccccacccctgacttaaAGCATTAATGGTAAGAATTGTGCATTGTGTGAGTTGCGCAAAGTCTCTATAGGTTGAAATGAGAGAAATAACTGTAATATTtagctgtacagtaggcctattattcaaCATTTGAAGGATCATCGCTCTGTATGAattgtacactacactacatgtgaTGACTAATGTCTGTTGCACCTCAATGTAGCACATCCTCTAGTGGCGATAGAAGATCACTACATGTGTGCAAACACAAGCCACGGCTTTACAGGAGCTATTCAAGTTCATGGTTAGAATATTCTGTCATGTAGGATTTTtgagcttttcaagcctttatttgttttttcttttgttttgttttttaggagacaggaaatgagttgggagatagagagggtgaagggctggcaaaggacccgggtcaggcatcgaacccgggtcaggaatcgaacctggtcaggaatcgaacctggtcaggcatcgaacccgggtcaggaatcgaacctggtcaggaatcgaacctggtcaggcatcgaacccgggtcaggaatcgaacctggtcaggaatcgaacccgggtctggaatcgaacctggtcaggaatcgaacccgggtctggaatcgaacctggtcaggaatcgaacccgggtctggaatcgaacccgggtcggtcaTCTAgctgacgagtgccctaccgttagccccATGGTAGGGCCTGAAATAAATATtatgtaataaaataaaaacatctgaaaggcaATTACACTGTTTTCATGAAAATCTCAGGGGAAAGGGTTTGCCATTTGAGGTTCTTCTGTCTGCATcttgttgtagcctactgttttacACAGCTCACATACTGGGTAGTGTGTTGTCAGTTACATTTTATTTTCCTCTACTTGTAACAAATTGAAAAaggatggtcgtcgcacactcagaacttcatgcagtaagccgaaacgttggtcttattaaatgtaactgcatgaagttctgagtgtgcgacgaccatcctTTTTCAATTTGAGTCTATtatctgccgtacgcacctcaaacagtgtgcgtttactgaaacccaaagaaagCCTGTACTTGTAACACTAATGACTAGGTACAGTTTAACAGCATGTAATATTATTTACTTGGACTGAAcggttatactgtatgtattttactGTGTACATAATGCGACATGTTGATAGGACTGTAAAACATGAAGTATTACTGTGTTCTCTTTCTTTGCGCCAAAAAAATTACATCTTTTTCAGTATGTCCACTGACCACTTTTGAGTTGCTGAATGGCAATAAGGAAAAGCTCTCCATTAGTGTTTCCCATTGCGCACATAAAGCAAGAGCTCATAAATTCttgaacgaaaaaaaaagaataagagCATTGTTTACAGTTAAGAGTTTCTTGGAAAAACAGGGAAAGTCTGTCTCCTGGGAGACTGACATGACTTTCCATAGCATGTCAAAGAGTAAAGTTTCCCGTTTCTCTTGAGGCCAGAGCTCTATGTGAGGTACAGTAATAGCCTTAAGCAGATCAGGTTAATGAGCTGGtcacagccagggccggattaagatggcctggggcccctaggctacaggttgctgtggggccccccgcaAGGCGAATTTCGCGACAAaggtacatagacagtgtcaaaattaggagctaggaattaagggtaccatgtctaccaactgcactcaacacaacagatgagttttttcaatattgcatcttgtcacaattctgcactttttcacttttgttgAATCAGGGGGGGGctctggctggtgggggcccctaggctgcagccatatctagcctgtgtgttaatccggccctggtcacagTGATGACAGACCCCTTCAGGTGCTTACGTGGCTGGCTGTGTGTATCACAGGTTTGACCTGTCACAGACTCTTAACCCTCATTTTAGAAATCACAGGCGTTcgaacaaacccccccccccccactcccgtCCCCCACTCCCTCTCGAACCCGTTGCATCCCCtcactttgactggaaggccatttcatccccctcactaaaatgagcctttgaaataaaatagtaaacATTCGCCCGTTTCAGtaaggaaattaaaaatggttgTTGTCGTTTGCCCGAGTCCAGCCTTGAGAAAGTCCACAttcgggggaaaaagatcccccccccaccacaatgctggctatgGGCCTGAATCATCATGTCGAGGGAGCTATTTATCCACATTTACATTGACATTAATATTTCATATCAGCCAACTTGACCTACTCCAGGAAGTAACCAAGATTATTTTGGTCTTTGGCTGTGTAGTTTAGTTTGTGTTGTAAGAGGGTGGTGTTGctatctgttgttgttgtggttgttgttgttggcttTTCATAGGGCTAAAAAAAGGCATCATGTCTTTTCCAGCACATTCCCTCCGCTGGTCGATGGCATCAGTCCAAACTGTTCACTATCATTGATGCAATATCTtgaaactagggctgcacaattagaAAAATATGCAAAACACGATATCATGACTGTAAAGCGCGATATCGAtcaggcctgatgaaggtctagtaccgaaatgtcgttattaaagaaagaacagcgaaatggtcagtgtgcgggagtttctttaagttgttgctgaatataaaaaaaatgaaatcgcatGCAGCGTCAGGCACCTGGGTTAGTGTACacgcagcatccagcattaaccaaacacagacaaacacaactgAAAAGAATCATTTTAAGTCCTTTATCAGTCGGTTGGGTGTCTGCAGACCTCCACAGCCACTAATCTTCAGGTCCACCTCACCTCAGTGTCTGAAACATAAATGGTAACCAACCCAGTGTGAGTCGTAAACAATACACTGTAATAGAAAAAATGGAGGTTTCTGCCCTTCAATGCCTGCTTTACACCCCTGCTACTAGAGGAGTTTCACTTTGACAACAATTATTTTCCATCACTTCAccgaacacagacaaacacaatcgAGTAGAGGAAGTCCATAATCAGTCGGGTGTCTGCAGGTCTCCACGGCCACTAATCTCCAGGTCCATCTCGCCTCAGTGCCTGTAAAACATAAAtgttgaggaggaggtgaggtgaggtgaggtgaggtgaggccgGTCATTAGCTGCCGTGTAAAACAAGTGTAGTGTCATAAAGAGTGTTGTCAAAGTGCCTGGCAGCCGGGAAAAGAGCactggcaggcacacacacacacacacacacactggcagccaGAACTGAAGCTGACAGATGGGCAGGGAAATGAAGGGCCAGAGGTGtaccacaggccacacacacacacacacacacacacgcacgcacacacacacatacggacacgcgcacacacacacgcatacgggcacgcatgcacacactcatgcgcacacacacgggcacgcacacacacacacgggcacacacgcacgcacacacacacatgcgcacacacacgagcacgcacacacacacggacacggacacgcacacacacgcacacaccacaggcCGCAggatggctacacacacacacacacacacacacgtaccacagGCCacaggatggacacacacacacacacacacacacacacacacacacacacacacaccacaggctggctacacgcacacacagacgcgcgcacacgcacgcatgcacacacgcgcacgcacacacgaacgcacacagacacatacacgcacagacagaaagacacagaccgacagacagacagacagacacacacacacacacagactgacagacagacagacacacacacacacgcacaagcagacacatgcgtgcacgtatgcactcaacacacacacacacacacacacgagcacagacacagacacagacacagacacgcacgcacgcacacacacacacacacacacacacatacacacacacaaacttcacacactcactctgagtGAGACATAGCTACCATGTAATGAGAAGGGGACGGTATTTAAAACAGAAGGGAAAGAAAgacgaggagagcagagtagaataaACATTCCAGACTAAAACAATGTGGCGGTTTAGTGGTTAActccagacactgtgtgtgtgtgtgtgtgtgtgtgtgtgtgtgtgtgtgtgtgtgtgtgtgtgtgtgtgcgccacacggtgtgtgtgtgtgtgtcagacagtgcCAATAAAACATTGTGGCGGTTTAGTGGTTAACTCCAGACAGTGCCAACAGCTGCATGTGTAGTAACCTCACGTTGAGACAAGCCACGAAGCAGCCTGTTCACTTCCTGTACGCTGCCGCTCTGAACCAAgcagacacatgtacacgtacGACCAGACACAAGACAAGACGAGGAGGGCTATCATGGCTCAAGTTCTGTCTGAGATAGAACAACAGAGTCAGATTGGGCCTGTCCTCAGAAAGCACTGATGTTttcatgcaaggcaaggcaaggcaaggcaacatTTATTTACATAGCACATTTCgtgcacaaggcaaggcaaggcaaggcaaggcagggcaacaTTTATTTACATAGCACATTTCGTACACAAggcaatgcaaggcaaggcaaggcaaggcagggcaacaTTTATTTACATAGCACATTTGGTACACCAGACAGCTCTATGCACTTCAcaggcaggtttatagccatgaaaagtaattacacttaaatatttcaaacaactgtacatttgtataacagaccccttggccattacctggattcattttgttaattcaacagaattagcactttattgctgggacatgtttttgccaatctttcaagaatcagtgctgtACACGTACGGCCAGACACAAGAAGAGGACTATCATGGTTCAAGTCCTGTCTGAAATAGAACAACATGGCTGCTGTTGCAGAGTCAGGATGGGATTGGGAGGGCCTGTCCTCAGAAAGCACTGATGTTTtcttgcaaggcaaggcaaggcagggcaacaTTTATTTACATAGTGCATTTCGTACACCAGACAGCTCAATGCACTTTACAAGCAAGCAAAGAAAAATACAAGACAAAGCAAAAGTGAAATAAATCAAGAAGATTGCAAGTATAaatttttaaattacattacattacattgcacttagctaacactttcattttattcaaagcgacttacaactaataTGGTTAGAATGCATGGGGAGACAGTAGTTTAAGACAGGATGAACCAGTAATCAGTGGTTAGAGAGAAATTCCTTTAGATTGGAATAGCTAATTGTATCGGATGTATGTGTAAGGATTACCTTTTAAGCCAAAAGGTTGGATTACATTTCCTGAAGCAGGGATGGACATCTTTTCGCAATGTAGCATCAGTGTGAAAAATAGCGTACTATATccaattggggaaaaaaatggtTCAGCCAAAAACCAGATAGAAGATTTATCAGATCTGAAATCTGCCTACTTTATATAGTAAATTCTGCGGTGCTCGTTTAACACTTGTAgcgttgatttgacatcatttggataTAAATGAACTCgttaattgttgaattaacactgcatcatTTACTATACAGCAAGTCCAATAGATAGAAATAAACGTCACAAATCCATAGATTCAGAAATGCTGTACTCAGCCCATTCATCTCTGTGGATTGATATctgcactaggggtgggcgagatgacgatattaaatcgtgaacgTGATATCGactacaagatcgtctcgaatctgccaaagtgaagaaatcgtacagatcgtcttgcagtgaggatgttaactatcagtatcaaagggatgtttacttacttgtgttgttgtcttcacttttattctttacattattttatTCTAATTATGCACTTCATGACAGTGTCaccagtgtgttaacattttgtcaactgcaaattacaaactgcaagcatatcaaaatttattttgctgtttttattttttggatggaagatcgtgataaaaaaaaatcgaaatcgagatttcatgttaaaaaattgtGAAATGACATGTTTGCCATATCGCCCGCCCCTCATCTGCACGCAAACAAACAAGCCAGGATTATGTAACTACAAGAAGATGAGACAGCTGGGTCAGGGTCAAGGCTAAGAGAATCTTCAAGGAATttcatttacatgtgtgtgtgtgtgtgtgcgtgcgtgcgtgcgtgcgtgtgtgtgtgtgtgcttgcgtgcgtgcgtgcgtgcgttcgtgtgtgtgtgtgtgtgtgtgtgttgccacatCACAGAAGCACAATATATCTTGCGACATGTTACTGTCATTGTTTACAGTAACAAAAtcaaacactgaaaacaaaaaaaggtctTTAACTACAAACTCTGTTTACCTGATGAACTAGCTACACGCGTTATTTGTTTAAGTGTTTGAATTTCACTGACATTGTCTTTTATGTATCATTTCTTATCTTGTTTTGTTGTGTCATACATTGAAACCTTCTGTGATCAAATACTGGATTGTATTTGATGTACATACGTTAAAATGAAAACAGTGTTGCGCTCCAAAAAGAAATATGCGTGAATGACCTAAAAAAAATGATTCGGCATGAGAAAGTATTTTTTCCCAGAACTGATAACCTAAATACTGGCAATGTAAACAGATCAAAGAGGCTTACGGTGTCACGCTAAATTGGGGCGAAACGAAAGTGTGATGCACATGTTTCCCATCACTGTCTCAAGTCAACAGCCAACGACTATAGCTTGTTCCATCCAGGTGAGTCCTGAATTACACTGTTAGGTAATCATCTGATCCTTTGATCCACGTCTTCACATGGAGTTGCGTGGGCCTGTGGTAGGTACAAGATACGTGCTGTGGATGTACTAACTAGAAGCTTCTGTGAGTTCAAGGCAGGGATTAGCGGAGAGAGGGGTATAAAATACGAGGACCGACAGACAGCAGAACATCGAGAGACTGCAGGAAGAAAGCAAGGAGTTCCTCAACTCAACTTTGTTTTGCATCTCTGCGCTTGCACCTCCGCAAGGTAAGCAAAATGGCAATTTAGACTTCAAAGACAATAGCATGTAGACGTAATTGACTTCAATGGGAACTTGAATTTGCTATGGGGACATCATGTGATAGCAATTTGATAGTGCGATAGTGGTAATGCATGTAGCCTAAATAATGATGTTAACAGGTGCTGTGAAAAGTACTCAGAGAAGGGTTCCCTTTGAGGATGAACTGCAGAGAGTTATCAACAGAGATAGCGATAATGTTGACAAAATAATGTTGTAGACAGGTGCCGTTTAAGACTCAGGGGGagtcagagaaaaaaacaatagtTTTATTTGGAGGATGAAGGGATGTGCTATTGCAGAGAGTTATCAACATAGAAGCTTGGCTCACATTAGGCTGCATACAGTACCAGAACATGTGCTCAGTAGCCTATGCACTTGCCATTATTGAACACTGTGGCTACAGAGAAACAAGTGAGAACAGCGGCAGGCTACTGTGCTCTATAGTTGATCTCTGGATACAAGGTTTCATGTATAGTATAGatgtaaacaaaacaaacctcAAATATTTACTTAAATGAGACAGAGGTAGTTGACATCAGAGGGAGTTACACTGAAATCAGAATGTATCATCATCATTGTGGGTTTAGAGCAAACATTTTACAACAGAGAGCTCTCACATCTTTGGTTTTATAATGTCTGTTAGCTTAGGCTGCAAGTGTTTGGTCCATTGAGTCAACTGCAAACAATGGCAATGGAAGGAAAAATTGCACGGATTAAAGGGGCAGGCCTGACAGTTTCAGGCAAGGAAATTGTGACAATACTGTTCACAAAGACACAGCTGTCATGTTATGTAATGGATGAGAATACATGAGATTTgtgaagtgttaattttggtggCTGTTCTAGGTCATCGTTAAAACTGTTTGTGTGACAGGATTGCGTAAGGACCGGTTACTTAATTGATCTTAATCTGTCGGGATTAACGCTTCTCGATTGGTTCGGGTGAGCCAAGTGAACAATCTAAAAAGAAGGAGAGGTCAGGGATTACGGATTAGGGAGTCAAACTGGGCCTACTCAAGCGGTTGCATAACTTCATTGGCTGGTGTCATGGGTCGTCGCCTAAGAACCAATTCTACTTCTGATCTTATTCTATTTctacgcgtaggcatgtagccagtatttaataaagagtgcctcaaatagtattttttatcttttcatggaagtttggatgcccaagttctttttgatgagcacccttttttactaattggataaaggacccagtgaagcattcacttttgtctttttgttatatTCTATTTCTGTTCTGTTCCAGATGTATTTCTTTTACTTAGTACACTGCCCAGAATTTTGACGATCTTTCCTTTTGTGTGAAAATTATTTGAACATGTTGTgactattgttttgttttttttctcgctTTCATTCGCTCAGAAAACCAAAAGCAATGGACGCACCAGCAGCCGCCGGCTCCAGGGGACCCCCCAAGTTCAAGCAGAGGGCGGCCCGCGTCTTCAAGAGCAAGGCCCCCAAGCCTGGACAGAAGGGGTGAgttaggaggacacacacacttctaaaacCATGTCAAAGATAGATACAGAGATAGATACTGTATGTCTAAGTTAGATACGTACCTCTGAAATAGATACAAGGCCCCCAAGCCTGGACAGAAGGGGTGAGTTaggacacacacacttctaaaacCATGTCAAAGATAGATACAGAGATCGAGAGTTAGATACGTACCTCTGAAATAGATACCTCTGAATAAATGGAAAACATGTATCCAGGGAGGCCTTATTCTGTAGGGTCAACAATTTGCATAAATGATAAACATTACAtagcattaaattacattacattgcattacattacattgcatttggcagacgctttttaaccaaagcgacttacaaatgaggacataatcatagccaacatcactagcagatacaaagtgcacaggaaatatacagaacaacaagtgcagatgcaaagaagggttaggtttttttgtacagtagaatacacacacacacacacacacacacacacacacacacacacacacacacacacacacacacacacacacacacacacacacactgtttgttaCAGCCCAGGGTGTTTTTGAGTATTCTGTGTAAGTCACAAATTTATTTTGTTTCCTCCATCAGATTCGGTGATGATATCCCCGGGATGGAGGGACTTGGAACAGGTACGTGTTAAACCCATGTTCCCATGTTAAACAAACATGTTCCAGAACTGTCAAACACATGTCAATATATTACGCTGGTAGAGTCAATCCTTACActgtctcttctttcctcttctctccccgtcTTGTAGACTTCACGGTGGTCTGCCCATGGGAGGCCTTTGGAGACATGGAGCTGAGCGACCTGGCTAAATACGGAATTGTGTAGTGACCCGCCCCCAGCCtgccctcccttcctttcttcaCCTGCTGCCCTGCCCGACCTGATCTGACCCCTCCCCTTGGAGTGTTCACCCTGCTGGCGCCATGACAACATCCCTTTGGAAAACACCCGATGTGGAATCATAGGTGACGAGGAGAAGATAAACCAGCTACAATACCAGCTAAAGCATCATAACTGGACTGTTTGCACTACCTTGAGGGTTACCTCAAAATGTTTTGCACTATCACGGGAATAGTGgatccccaccccatccccctcgTTTCTCTTACCCCTGCCTCTTGTCTCTACCCTTCCCAGCCATGAAAATTCAGATGTTTTATTTATATACagagttttatttttttgacatccGGATACAATCTCAGCATTTGTGGAATTCCTCTAGAATACCCAAATAAATGCAGTATTTTCCCAACATGCTGTCAagctttcttcatttcttttttactttCGCAAATATTTTAAAACCCTATGAAGAACTCCAGTTGCTGTCTTTTACCCTGCTCTATCCAGTGTATAGTCACATAAAACAGCAAATAAGAAACTGGCCAAGCTCAGACCAAAACATTGATTTCAGCCTATCCGGTGATTCCTTGAAAACATTAACAAAAGTAATTACAATTGAGAAAGTGCAAATGCAAGGCATTACAGTTGATCTGCACAGGATTATCATCTAAATAGAAGATCTACGGTGGTGGAACCCTGCAAACAGAGGACATCCCCAACACTACATCTATAGGATATTTACAACAATTTGGTCTGCTGCCATAACATTCTCTAGTGCAGGGTTCCCAACCTTTATGGCTCCGagagctaccaagggctactgagggctacctgaGGGATACTTGTTTATTCAAATGATGTCTTGACATTATTCTCaagtcacactatgattgaatgataatttgcctataggttataaagatattttatcatattgagataagaaaaacattaactgtgactaaagtGTTGTAGTCAtcactatttattaacatccttggtgggcacctcagaagcgcctggagggctacctggcccCCGCGGCACCACATTGGTGACGCCTGCTCTAGTGCAACATCCACATGATGTTTGAAAAGAGCCATTCATAGGACTTCAAAAGAACATTCTGCTCTTTAAGAACATTCTCCTGAACGTGACTGTTAACTCGGGTTCACAGGGTTGCTATGAAGAACCTCAAAATGGTCATTATGGCCATTTCTGCCCGCTGGTAACAAGAAGTAAACAGGCCACACTCTTGCTTGACTTAGACCCCCTGA contains:
- the LOC134445116 gene encoding retinal cone rhodopsin-sensitive cGMP 3',5'-cyclic phosphodiesterase subunit gamma-like; its protein translation is MDAPAAAGSRGPPKFKQRAARVFKSKAPKPGQKGFGDDIPGMEGLGTDFTVVCPWEAFGDMELSDLAKYGIV